The following coding sequences lie in one bacterium genomic window:
- a CDS encoding ABC transporter permease: MLKNYLKVLLRSIVKNKAFSTINILGLAVGLTCTALILMWVQDELSYDTFHQNSERIFRVVENQYYGDGDAFTTQQTPAPLSAALKNDFPEIEQSTRVLFTYNKLLFDYQGKRLYESTGLYVDPDFLSMFSFPLQSGQADVALKEPNSILLTSEYAEKYFGNEDPIGKTIRVDDKHDLVVTGVFKPIPKQSHIQFDFIIPAERMRLDVPDEFTRWGNNWLRTYILIKPGVDYKSVNDKMAGVIKKHNEGSKTELFLQPMTEIYLRTDFNRTPPKINYVYTLGAIALLILMIACINFTNLSTARSIKRSREVGLRKVVGAARLQLIRQFLSESIFLAILSMVVALLLIEMLLPFFNDLTAKQLGLRLFESNTGLLLLVMVIFTGVVSGLYPAFVLSGYQPILVLKGTFQKSSQGVWLRKSLVAIQFTLSIALMICSGIIFKQLDYMQNKNLGYDKNYLVRIPMRGETAKTYDNFKHRLLQNSRVVNVTASNQPITSFGTNTWDVSWPGRKDDERVLTTVTAIDYDYIETMGMTMVQGRTFSKNFPTDSVNVIINEKAVEKMNLKDPLTAQLTFWDQTGAIVGVVKDFNYQSVHSEIIPLVFIYRPEWLRSAFVKIRSDEIAATVKEIEETWQSVNPSNPFEFSFVDEEIDALYRAEQRLSRIYSSFTILAVFISCLGLFGLASFSTEQRTKEIGVRKVLGASISGIVTMLATEFVKIVLLANLIAWPIAYFLMKRWLQDFAFRIDMEVVTFIMAGVGAIAIAVLTVSYQAIKAATANPVDSLKYE; encoded by the coding sequence AAACTATCTCAAAGTTCTGTTACGTTCTATCGTAAAAAACAAAGCTTTTTCGACGATCAATATTCTCGGTCTAGCAGTTGGGTTGACTTGTACAGCGCTGATTCTGATGTGGGTACAGGATGAATTGAGTTATGATACGTTTCACCAAAACAGCGAGCGGATATTCCGGGTTGTAGAAAATCAATACTACGGAGACGGCGATGCATTCACGACGCAGCAAACGCCTGCGCCGTTGTCGGCCGCTTTGAAAAATGATTTTCCGGAAATTGAACAATCGACCCGTGTGCTGTTTACATACAACAAACTTCTGTTTGACTATCAAGGTAAACGGCTTTACGAATCCACCGGGCTTTACGTCGATCCAGACTTTCTCTCGATGTTCAGTTTTCCGCTTCAATCGGGGCAAGCCGATGTAGCATTAAAAGAACCCAATTCAATTTTGCTGACGAGCGAGTATGCTGAAAAATATTTTGGCAACGAAGATCCGATAGGTAAAACAATCCGGGTCGACGACAAACATGATTTAGTTGTTACGGGTGTTTTTAAACCGATTCCCAAACAATCGCACATTCAATTTGATTTTATAATTCCCGCCGAACGTATGCGGCTGGATGTTCCGGACGAATTCACACGCTGGGGCAATAATTGGCTGCGTACGTACATCTTGATAAAACCGGGCGTGGACTATAAGAGCGTCAACGACAAGATGGCCGGTGTCATCAAAAAACATAATGAAGGCTCAAAGACGGAATTATTTCTCCAGCCGATGACAGAAATCTATTTACGAACAGATTTCAACCGTACTCCGCCGAAAATTAATTATGTCTATACGCTCGGAGCAATTGCGCTTCTTATTTTGATGATCGCCTGTATTAATTTTACCAATCTTTCCACGGCGCGTTCAATCAAACGTTCACGCGAAGTTGGGTTACGGAAAGTTGTCGGAGCCGCCAGGCTGCAGCTGATCCGCCAGTTTTTGAGTGAGTCCATATTCCTGGCAATTTTAAGCATGGTCGTTGCCTTGTTATTGATTGAAATGTTATTGCCTTTCTTTAATGATCTTACGGCTAAACAATTGGGCTTACGTTTATTTGAATCCAATACGGGACTGTTGTTATTGGTCATGGTCATTTTCACAGGCGTCGTCTCGGGTTTGTATCCTGCTTTTGTATTGTCGGGATATCAACCCATCCTGGTTCTCAAAGGCACCTTTCAAAAAAGTTCGCAAGGCGTGTGGCTGCGAAAGTCACTAGTGGCTATACAGTTTACATTGTCCATCGCGCTGATGATCTGCAGCGGTATTATTTTTAAACAACTGGATTACATGCAGAATAAAAACCTTGGCTATGACAAAAATTATCTCGTTCGCATTCCGATGCGCGGTGAAACAGCCAAAACGTACGATAATTTTAAACACCGTTTGTTGCAGAACAGCCGCGTCGTGAATGTTACCGCATCCAACCAGCCTATCACCAGTTTCGGCACCAATACATGGGATGTTAGCTGGCCTGGCCGCAAAGACGATGAACGGGTACTGACAACCGTTACGGCCATCGACTACGATTATATTGAAACAATGGGCATGACAATGGTTCAAGGCCGGACGTTTTCTAAAAATTTTCCAACCGATTCGGTCAATGTGATTATTAACGAAAAAGCCGTCGAAAAAATGAATCTCAAAGATCCGCTTACAGCTCAATTGACATTTTGGGATCAAACCGGGGCGATTGTCGGCGTCGTCAAAGATTTTAATTATCAATCCGTTCATTCGGAAATTATTCCTTTGGTGTTTATCTATCGCCCGGAATGGCTGCGAAGCGCTTTTGTCAAAATTCGGTCGGATGAAATTGCAGCGACCGTCAAAGAAATTGAAGAAACATGGCAGTCAGTGAACCCTTCGAATCCATTCGAATTCAGTTTTGTGGATGAAGAAATCGATGCTCTTTATCGTGCGGAACAGCGGCTGTCTAGAATTTACAGCTCGTTTACCATTCTTGCTGTTTTTATTTCCTGCCTCGGATTATTTGGGCTCGCATCTTTCTCGACGGAACAGCGTACGAAAGAAATCGGCGTACGCAAAGTTTTAGGTGCATCGATTAGCGGTATCGTTACGATGTTGGCGACGGAATTTGTAAAGATCGTTTTGTTAGCGAATCTCATTGCTTGGCCTATTGCCTATTTTCTGATGAAGCGATGGCTGCAGGATTTCGCATTCCGCATTGATATGGAAGTGGTGACATTTATAATGGCCGGGGTCGGAGCGATTGCCATTGCCGTGCTAACCGTGTCATATCAGGCTATCAAAGCAGCAACAGCAAATCCGGTTGATTCTTTAAAATACGAATAA